The following proteins are encoded in a genomic region of Polyangiaceae bacterium:
- a CDS encoding endo alpha-1,4 polygalactosaminidase: MACSSNPTNNGQTTSSGSSSSGGGGGAGGDAGAGGNGGSGGSAGQGGAGGQGGGASLYQPKPGTSWQWQLSGLPIDTSFDVEVYDVDLVETKPAEMDALHAAGRKVICYFSAGSWESYRPDAGDFPEAVKGSPLDPPFADELWLDIRSTAVRDIMKKRLDLAVTKKCDAVEPDNVDGFSNDNGFGLTAADQLDFNKFIANEAHARGLSVGLKNDVEQLADLVDFFDWALNEECFTYKECDAYGPTFIQAGKAVFHAEYVNPSKLSEVCAVTKPLMISTIIKNIDLDAFRLPCP; the protein is encoded by the coding sequence ATGGCCTGTTCGTCGAATCCGACGAACAATGGTCAAACCACATCATCGGGCAGCTCGAGCTCGGGTGGTGGCGGAGGTGCTGGCGGCGACGCGGGCGCCGGAGGTAATGGAGGCTCGGGAGGCAGCGCTGGGCAAGGAGGCGCGGGCGGTCAAGGTGGAGGGGCGAGCTTGTATCAGCCCAAGCCGGGGACGTCGTGGCAATGGCAACTTTCGGGACTACCGATCGATACCTCGTTCGACGTCGAAGTTTACGACGTGGATCTCGTCGAGACGAAGCCTGCGGAAATGGATGCATTGCATGCGGCAGGGCGCAAGGTGATTTGTTACTTCAGCGCGGGAAGCTGGGAATCGTATCGGCCCGACGCGGGCGACTTTCCCGAGGCCGTCAAGGGGAGCCCACTGGATCCGCCTTTTGCCGACGAATTGTGGCTCGACATTCGCTCGACCGCCGTACGCGACATCATGAAAAAGCGCCTCGACTTGGCCGTGACCAAGAAGTGCGATGCCGTCGAGCCGGACAACGTCGATGGTTTTTCCAACGACAATGGGTTTGGCCTCACGGCCGCCGACCAACTCGACTTCAACAAATTCATTGCGAACGAGGCGCACGCGCGTGGTTTGTCCGTGGGGCTCAAGAACGACGTCGAACAACTCGCAGACTTGGTTGATTTTTTCGATTGGGCGCTCAACGAGGAATGTTTTACGTACAAGGAGTGTGACGCGTATGGCCCCACGTTCATCCAAGCGGGCAAAGCCGTGTTTCACGCCGAATACGTCAATCCAAGCAAATTGTCCGAGGTTTGTGCCGTCACGAAGCCTCTGATGATCAGCACGATCATCAAGAACATCGATCTCGATGCATTCCGACTTCCATGCCCGTAA
- a CDS encoding methyltransferase domain-containing protein — protein sequence MLLTLRVTGPEASDLEVLLDKCPDKLHTVKLPFGMAHVFFPEVSPDAVTAALVLDVDAVDGSPGGSRAGFAMANGAALSLAIAHVFRYALAARCPKRPDLVTSILPVVARVSSFTVRRGTDDVRAFFAPLGYDVACSEHALSEETDAVRHDAHLTKRCTLFEVLSHLFVLAPVLDASVGDRVLDGEIQTLFMHAEGALRGHPAAERIMHAYGSRRLSGPYAALARLWAADSNGAPTNVDTSDVASLLDDARIDAIVAQLRLASVHSVVDLACGDGKLLLRLVREKALTRIVGLDVSSRMLDAAAARMKLDRRAGKKSERLELLHGSLYYKDSRLRGFDAAVLVDMIQFVYPNRLADVEKVVFDDAQPSTVVVMMNAAGGDASSEARHDWSVDKFDAWARSVSSGRGYRLGLSRVGSANSGAAMAVFSR from the coding sequence ATGCTGCTCACGCTTCGCGTCACCGGACCAGAAGCTTCGGATCTCGAAGTCTTGCTCGACAAGTGTCCGGACAAACTCCACACGGTGAAGTTGCCATTCGGCATGGCACACGTGTTTTTTCCGGAGGTTTCGCCGGATGCAGTGACAGCAGCGCTCGTCCTCGACGTCGACGCGGTCGATGGGTCGCCCGGCGGATCGCGCGCGGGGTTTGCAATGGCAAACGGTGCAGCCCTGAGCCTCGCCATCGCTCACGTCTTCCGTTATGCTCTTGCCGCGCGATGCCCGAAACGACCGGACCTCGTTACATCGATTCTACCGGTCGTCGCACGCGTGTCGTCATTCACCGTGCGCCGCGGGACCGACGACGTTCGCGCGTTCTTCGCGCCGCTCGGTTACGATGTCGCGTGTTCGGAACATGCGCTATCCGAAGAGACCGACGCGGTTCGTCATGACGCACATCTGACGAAACGGTGTACGCTGTTCGAAGTATTGTCGCACCTCTTCGTGCTCGCGCCGGTGCTCGATGCAAGCGTCGGTGATCGCGTCCTCGATGGTGAAATCCAAACGCTCTTCATGCATGCCGAGGGGGCCCTGCGAGGGCATCCGGCAGCGGAGCGGATCATGCATGCGTATGGCTCGCGCCGTCTTTCGGGGCCCTACGCTGCTCTCGCTCGGCTATGGGCAGCAGATTCGAATGGAGCTCCAACGAACGTCGACACGAGTGACGTGGCGTCGCTCCTCGATGATGCTCGCATCGATGCGATTGTCGCGCAGCTCCGGTTGGCGTCGGTGCATTCGGTCGTCGATCTCGCCTGTGGCGATGGCAAGCTTTTGTTGCGCCTGGTGCGCGAAAAGGCGCTCACGCGTATCGTCGGGCTCGATGTTTCGTCTCGTATGCTCGATGCGGCAGCGGCCCGAATGAAGCTCGATCGCCGTGCCGGCAAGAAGTCCGAGCGGCTCGAGTTGCTTCACGGATCGCTCTATTACAAGGACAGTCGGCTTCGAGGTTTTGATGCAGCCGTGCTTGTCGATATGATCCAGTTTGTATATCCGAACCGTTTGGCCGACGTCGAAAAAGTGGTATTCGACGATGCGCAGCCGTCGACGGTGGTCGTGATGATGAATGCCGCCGGAGGTGATGCTTCGAGCGAAGCTCGGCACGATTGGAGCGTTGACAAATTCGATGCTTGGGCACGCAGTGTGTCTTCCGGTCGAGGTTATCGATTGGGTTTGTCGCGGGTCGGATCGGCAAACTCGGGTGCGGCAATGGCGGTGTTTTCCCGATGA
- a CDS encoding polynucleotide kinase-phosphatase, translating into MGTQCVFRSRLSIGFVAGRIGKLGCGNGGVFPMNLDVSDRTMGLPDPSLVFLLGARGSGKSTFARRFFDPSEVVSLEECRKRAGDDLAGHTPNAAAMTLFYTIIESRLDAGKLVVVDADNTNVETRRSLVSLARKHHLFAVAIALQIDERICIERNAARSDCLVSPYEVKRATEAVRKVVETYAREGIREVHVLSTPEAVNEAVVSRHRLWTDKRDDRGPFDIIGDVHGCADELEALLEMLGYRITWDDALHWGVRVTPPAGRRVIFLGDLIDRGPRIVDCLRIGMSMVDDGAALCVPGNHEVKLLRKLRGRTVSITHGLAETLAEFERTTPAFRDDVACFIDRLVGHYVLDDGRLCVVHAGIKEGMQGRSSSAAREFGLYGDTTGETDDYGLPVRHDWATGYRGRACIVYGHTPTLVAEWVNNTICIDTGCVFGGALTALRYPERELVSVHAAKRYFEPRKPLVARLSQAGQAGETTPIDLPDLDALRTSGVIKTRFRYNVAVPEEHVAAVVEWFSRYCVDPRWLVYVPPVTSPVDASTRPGTLEHPEEAFAYYMHKGFSHVVCQEKHESVRVVIAVCRDSNAARSVFVTSDGRAGIVHTRTGRPFFDNRNAEEQFVERIRSALERARIFDDHGPFVVFEADVLNANERPAAPIDLAGYDATMHALSSAEARGIDVGSLRERLQNRHERLSEHHRAAKLRSDRSGGLRIVPLQILASDETPWLSRAYPHHAALIARFVEADDTLFAKAASIDVTLGDAASERAAIAMWEACAAKGTYGIVVKPFEHSPTSRVGMVLPALECRTPSTLRFVYGPEYDVEENLKRIANRSLSALRFRVLNQFVLGMEALARFVEREPLSRVHVCMGAALALECESPEPMS; encoded by the coding sequence TTGGGCACGCAGTGTGTCTTCCGGTCGAGGTTATCGATTGGGTTTGTCGCGGGTCGGATCGGCAAACTCGGGTGCGGCAATGGCGGTGTTTTCCCGATGAACCTCGACGTATCGGATCGGACGATGGGTTTACCCGACCCGAGCCTCGTCTTTTTGCTCGGCGCGCGGGGGTCAGGCAAGTCGACGTTTGCGCGGCGCTTTTTCGATCCTTCCGAAGTCGTATCGCTCGAGGAATGTCGCAAGCGTGCCGGAGACGACCTTGCGGGGCATACGCCCAATGCAGCGGCGATGACGCTTTTTTATACGATCATCGAGAGCCGCCTCGACGCGGGCAAATTGGTCGTCGTCGATGCGGACAATACGAATGTCGAGACGCGCAGATCGCTCGTTTCCTTGGCGCGAAAACACCATTTGTTTGCCGTAGCCATTGCGCTCCAGATCGACGAACGAATATGCATCGAGCGAAATGCGGCTCGCAGCGATTGTTTGGTTTCCCCGTACGAAGTGAAGCGAGCGACGGAAGCGGTGCGCAAGGTCGTCGAAACGTACGCACGTGAGGGCATTCGCGAGGTGCACGTCCTTTCGACTCCCGAAGCCGTAAACGAGGCGGTCGTATCGCGCCATCGGCTTTGGACTGACAAACGGGACGATCGCGGGCCGTTCGACATCATTGGCGACGTGCATGGCTGCGCCGACGAGCTCGAAGCGCTGCTCGAAATGCTCGGGTATCGAATCACGTGGGACGATGCATTGCACTGGGGCGTGCGCGTGACGCCCCCGGCGGGGCGGCGCGTGATATTTTTGGGCGATCTCATCGACCGAGGTCCGCGCATCGTCGATTGTCTTCGCATTGGCATGTCGATGGTGGACGACGGGGCGGCACTCTGCGTGCCGGGCAATCACGAGGTCAAGCTCCTCAGAAAACTTCGTGGTCGTACGGTATCGATTACGCATGGTCTTGCCGAGACGCTCGCGGAATTCGAGCGGACGACACCTGCGTTTCGTGATGACGTCGCGTGTTTCATCGATAGGCTCGTCGGGCATTACGTGCTCGATGATGGGCGGCTCTGTGTGGTGCATGCGGGCATCAAAGAAGGAATGCAGGGGCGATCTTCGAGCGCCGCGCGTGAATTTGGTCTTTATGGCGATACGACCGGTGAAACGGATGATTATGGTTTGCCCGTACGTCACGATTGGGCAACGGGATACCGCGGACGGGCGTGTATCGTGTATGGCCATACGCCAACGCTCGTGGCGGAATGGGTCAACAACACCATTTGTATCGATACGGGTTGCGTTTTTGGTGGGGCTCTGACAGCCCTGCGATATCCTGAACGCGAGCTGGTGAGCGTGCACGCGGCGAAACGTTATTTCGAACCGCGCAAACCGCTCGTCGCGCGCCTGAGCCAAGCCGGCCAGGCAGGTGAGACCACGCCGATTGACTTGCCCGATCTCGATGCATTACGCACTTCGGGCGTCATCAAGACGCGTTTTCGTTACAATGTGGCCGTTCCCGAGGAACATGTCGCCGCCGTCGTCGAATGGTTCAGTCGGTATTGCGTCGACCCTCGATGGCTCGTCTACGTGCCACCCGTCACGTCTCCGGTCGATGCGAGCACGCGGCCCGGGACGCTCGAACACCCCGAAGAAGCGTTTGCATATTATATGCACAAGGGGTTTTCCCATGTCGTCTGTCAAGAAAAACACGAAAGCGTGCGCGTTGTCATTGCGGTTTGTCGCGATTCGAATGCAGCCCGATCCGTGTTCGTAACCAGCGATGGTCGAGCAGGAATCGTTCATACGCGGACGGGTCGACCATTTTTTGACAATCGAAATGCCGAAGAGCAATTCGTCGAACGTATTCGCAGCGCTCTTGAGCGGGCAAGGATCTTCGATGACCATGGCCCATTCGTCGTATTCGAAGCAGATGTTTTGAACGCAAACGAACGTCCAGCCGCGCCCATCGACCTTGCGGGTTACGACGCTACCATGCATGCTCTTTCCAGCGCCGAGGCGAGGGGGATCGACGTTGGATCGCTTCGAGAGCGATTGCAAAATCGACACGAGCGTTTGTCCGAGCATCACAGAGCGGCAAAGCTGCGCAGCGATCGCTCGGGCGGCCTGCGGATCGTCCCGCTCCAAATTCTTGCAAGCGACGAAACGCCTTGGCTATCGCGAGCGTACCCGCATCACGCAGCGCTCATTGCGCGTTTCGTGGAAGCGGACGATACGCTCTTCGCAAAGGCAGCGAGCATCGATGTGACGCTTGGCGACGCAGCGAGTGAACGAGCGGCCATCGCAATGTGGGAGGCATGCGCGGCCAAGGGCACCTACGGCATCGTGGTCAAACCTTTCGAGCATTCACCAACATCGCGTGTCGGAATGGTCCTGCCGGCGCTCGAATGTCGAACGCCGAGCACGCTACGTTTCGTGTACGGCCCCGAATACGATGTCGAGGAAAACCTGAAGCGTATTGCGAATCGGTCGCTGAGCGCGCTCCGCTTTCGAGTGCTGAATCAGTTCGTCCTCGGTATGGAGGCATTGGCCAGGTTTGTCGAACGAGAACCCCTCTCTCGCGTGCACGTATGCATGGGTGCCGCGCTTGCACTCGAATGCGAGAGCCCGGAGCCGATGTCGTGA
- a CDS encoding peptidoglycan-binding protein, with amino-acid sequence MSNELLSPEFEDDAMLAAVARGETTIQEGTKSSSVLAMQKALVALGVKIKPDGDFGPKTRSALVAWQKSTGLPESEILDAVTLSAMDRILVETRKNNLHDAIARAVGANPGTPAARPAPRANPRPNLPTDAAYFIDGAALPSVGHAAADDPDSPPPFGLGTPLVPPGTPLASDRQAMLDRIRRVIGEDASATFALERLFAAGRLHAGKLLPNLNAFATTKRHPELLLQGGIDSDLLVRQVVRHVDNPLRIQQGYGRGTCGAGVIEYLLLRHDASEFVRVVDGITSFSGQAKLRSGRTITLPRTAIPRDDTARIDIDRLFQSTIMNHATLMSWLFDYDNPKDDESFMAALQGSSQMPIWGFASVYEDVLGEKRTSVSTMSRPRDEMAEIVVAEAIRGDRVPVILQFSSFHWLSIEWIERGSDGRAVYVVLRNPWGNDDGEGNPPREPLAEGGGLVRMKYADFTKAVFAAVVET; translated from the coding sequence ATGAGTAACGAACTACTATCGCCGGAATTCGAGGACGATGCGATGCTTGCCGCGGTGGCGCGGGGCGAAACCACCATTCAAGAAGGAACGAAAAGTAGCAGCGTGCTCGCCATGCAGAAGGCGCTCGTGGCGCTCGGCGTGAAGATCAAGCCGGACGGCGATTTCGGGCCGAAAACGCGATCTGCGCTCGTCGCGTGGCAAAAGTCCACAGGATTGCCGGAATCCGAAATACTGGATGCGGTGACGCTTTCTGCGATGGACCGGATCCTCGTCGAAACACGAAAAAACAATTTGCACGATGCCATTGCGCGGGCCGTCGGGGCGAACCCTGGCACGCCTGCAGCGCGACCCGCACCGCGCGCGAATCCTCGGCCAAATTTGCCTACGGATGCAGCCTATTTCATCGATGGCGCGGCCTTACCTTCCGTCGGGCACGCGGCAGCGGACGATCCAGATTCGCCGCCCCCATTCGGTCTCGGAACGCCTTTGGTTCCCCCAGGTACGCCGCTCGCTTCGGATCGCCAAGCGATGCTCGATAGAATAAGGCGTGTGATTGGCGAGGACGCATCCGCTACGTTTGCGCTCGAAAGGTTATTCGCTGCAGGGCGCCTACATGCGGGCAAATTGCTACCCAATTTGAATGCTTTCGCGACGACGAAGCGTCATCCGGAATTGTTATTGCAAGGCGGCATAGATTCGGATCTGCTCGTGCGCCAGGTCGTGCGCCACGTCGACAATCCGCTCCGAATCCAACAAGGTTATGGGCGCGGAACGTGCGGCGCGGGCGTCATCGAGTATCTGCTCTTGCGCCACGATGCGAGCGAATTCGTGCGTGTGGTGGATGGCATTACCAGTTTTTCCGGACAAGCGAAGCTTCGCTCGGGTCGGACGATCACGCTGCCGCGCACGGCGATTCCGCGCGACGACACCGCGAGGATCGACATCGATCGGTTGTTTCAATCGACGATCATGAACCATGCCACGCTGATGAGCTGGCTCTTCGATTACGACAACCCGAAAGACGACGAATCCTTCATGGCGGCGCTACAAGGAAGCAGCCAGATGCCCATTTGGGGCTTTGCCAGCGTGTACGAGGATGTCCTTGGCGAAAAGCGTACGAGCGTTTCGACGATGTCTCGCCCGCGCGACGAAATGGCGGAGATCGTCGTGGCCGAGGCGATTCGTGGTGATCGGGTCCCGGTGATTCTTCAATTTTCATCCTTTCATTGGCTGTCCATTGAATGGATCGAGCGGGGTTCCGATGGGCGAGCGGTCTATGTCGTTTTGCGCAATCCTTGGGGCAACGACGATGGGGAGGGCAATCCGCCCCGCGAACCGCTCGCTGAAGGCGGCGGACTCGTCCGCATGAAATACGCCGACTTTACGAAGGCGGTCTTTGCGGCCGTCGTCGAGACTTGA
- a CDS encoding prolyl oligopeptidase family serine peptidase, which yields MQHIYRSFAIASTTFVLTMGCSSSSGDSSQSSSSGGENVDETLDFVVGGDRPVTVHVPPGLDPAKPAPLVILLHGFGASGFVQELVFRLEPESDARGFLYAHPDGTVDADGKRFWNATDACCDFGNTMVDDAAYLAGLVKEIGEHHAVDPKRVFFTGHSNGGFMSHRLACDKPDIIAAVASLAGSTYLDPAKCTAAEPVSVLQIHGTKDDSVLYEGEAQGGVGYPSAMETTAIWAAKNGCDAVPQEAAPIDIDAVLDGAETLVTRHANCKPGGAAELWTMQNATHIPGMGPNFAPTLVDWLFAHAKP from the coding sequence ATGCAACACATTTACCGCTCCTTCGCGATCGCATCCACAACGTTCGTCCTGACCATGGGTTGTTCGTCGAGCTCGGGGGACTCGTCTCAGAGCAGCAGCAGCGGCGGCGAAAATGTCGACGAGACACTCGACTTCGTCGTTGGCGGGGATCGTCCCGTCACCGTTCACGTTCCACCGGGACTCGACCCCGCCAAACCCGCGCCGCTCGTGATTTTGCTCCACGGATTTGGCGCGTCTGGGTTTGTCCAGGAGCTCGTTTTTCGCCTCGAACCCGAATCCGACGCTCGAGGTTTCTTGTATGCGCATCCCGACGGTACGGTGGATGCGGACGGCAAACGTTTTTGGAATGCCACGGATGCTTGCTGCGATTTCGGAAATACGATGGTCGACGATGCCGCGTATCTCGCGGGCCTCGTGAAAGAGATTGGCGAGCATCACGCGGTGGATCCGAAACGAGTATTTTTTACGGGACATTCGAATGGTGGATTCATGTCGCATCGCCTGGCGTGCGACAAACCCGACATCATCGCCGCAGTCGCGAGTTTGGCGGGGTCGACGTATCTCGATCCGGCGAAATGCACGGCGGCGGAGCCGGTCAGCGTGCTGCAGATTCACGGCACGAAAGATGATTCGGTTTTGTACGAAGGCGAAGCGCAGGGGGGCGTGGGTTATCCGAGCGCGATGGAGACGACTGCCATTTGGGCAGCAAAGAATGGTTGCGACGCGGTGCCACAAGAAGCGGCGCCCATTGACATCGACGCGGTGCTCGATGGTGCCGAAACGCTGGTCACGCGGCATGCCAATTGCAAACCGGGCGGGGCTGCCGAATTGTGGACGATGCAGAATGCCACGCACATCCCTGGTATGGGCCCGAATTTCGCTCCAACGCTCGTCGATTGGTTATTTGCACACGCGAAACCGTGA
- a CDS encoding CHAT domain-containing protein, whose translation MRRLNFITAAFVFALGSLVALSDAAAQPKPNVVATPDQTALAEAHKLTVEARAKLREKKFDEALSLAERALAIHEKAAPGSVYVTVSLRFIAEVHEEAGNHARAVPPYERALANDEKRGIKGFELQVSVEYLARALSKAGMHERAVNMFQRAVGIAREVDGGKDGDHATSSLQLMAASYAALHRYQDAESALLRAIKIVEAEERQRGLDAPLLALGKLYHEQGLYTRAAPVLMRALEVRVKAMGRQHATEHMQKVASTLVALEEYEDARVFLDELLASAKIEGEDSMRYALMLAMRGALDVRTGAYDRAEPMLDHSQSILDKLVAKRAKGADAASVAVGGMRGRLSLRKGDLVRAEKLLMTEMELVERMYGPKDKTLADAAAELADLHRKAGRLERADAFAQRALSIRDEALAPTHPVKAESRAILGRIREARGDAAAAKKLYEEALVMREQAFGPEHPHVGASLVDLADLARRQGRVEQAEASYKRAITIFEKTFGPDHEKVAVVLEGMAALHSAADKVELAVRLSERAADIRERQAALIIAGGSDAQKRAFVESLRVGTDFVTSLHATVAPLDEKAKSLALTTILRRKGRVLDVMAGTWSEFRKRPTQADETLFGAVRAARADAARLAMRGPAGAPVDEFRRELAKREEKARALEEKLGGQSDVFRTERIPVTIERVQAALPEGMALVELSVYVPRNAAERERAARLGPPRIAAYVLDGAGKIAFVDLGESGPIERAAYAFRKELSNPNSQGHGKIARDLDERVMRKVRPLLGGKTRMLISADGALSLIPFAALIDEHGRYLVENFEITYLTSGRDLVRLARQTNVQSGSAVVLANPAFGLRKQGESALALLEEGGAARGLDKAYFEPLPATAAEARQLSTLMPNATVLTDVDATEGAIKKVRAPKILHVATHGFFLTLGANATRTADEGERGLELDATSDWLPDDPLLRSGIALAGANSKSGGGGEDGILTALEASSLDLNGTKLVVLSACETGIGDVLQGEGIYGLRRALFIAGAESLVASLWKVADEETQNMMVHYYARILRGEARSGALRSVQMSMLKVPAMAHPYYWASFGVFGSSGAIGDASSLGTSKSANAPPTGKVLPGARGCACAVAETSQGDAPFAIMGALGLLFTKWRRRVRH comes from the coding sequence ATGCGCAGGTTGAACTTCATCACGGCGGCCTTCGTTTTTGCGCTCGGTTCTCTCGTGGCCCTTTCCGATGCGGCGGCGCAGCCAAAGCCGAACGTCGTGGCGACGCCGGATCAAACGGCGCTTGCCGAAGCGCACAAGCTGACGGTCGAGGCAAGGGCCAAGCTGCGCGAGAAGAAGTTCGACGAAGCGTTGTCGCTCGCAGAGCGAGCGCTTGCGATACACGAAAAAGCGGCGCCGGGTAGCGTTTACGTGACCGTGTCGTTGCGATTCATCGCAGAAGTGCACGAAGAAGCAGGTAATCACGCCCGCGCTGTTCCTCCCTACGAACGTGCGCTTGCCAATGATGAGAAACGCGGCATCAAGGGCTTCGAGCTTCAGGTCAGCGTCGAATATCTGGCACGCGCGTTGAGCAAAGCGGGGATGCATGAACGTGCGGTGAACATGTTTCAGCGTGCTGTCGGCATCGCTCGAGAAGTCGATGGCGGCAAAGATGGCGATCATGCAACGAGCTCGCTGCAGCTCATGGCAGCGTCATACGCGGCGCTTCACCGTTACCAAGACGCCGAATCGGCACTGCTTCGCGCGATCAAGATTGTCGAGGCCGAAGAGCGCCAACGGGGGCTCGATGCACCGCTGCTCGCGCTGGGAAAACTTTATCACGAGCAGGGCTTGTACACGCGCGCCGCGCCTGTGCTCATGCGGGCTCTCGAAGTGCGCGTGAAAGCGATGGGACGGCAGCATGCAACCGAGCACATGCAGAAGGTCGCGTCGACGCTCGTCGCGCTCGAGGAATACGAAGACGCGAGGGTTTTTCTCGACGAACTTTTGGCGTCTGCGAAGATCGAGGGCGAGGACAGCATGCGGTATGCCCTGATGCTGGCGATGCGAGGGGCATTGGATGTTCGTACGGGCGCGTATGATCGCGCCGAACCAATGCTCGACCATTCGCAAAGCATCCTGGACAAACTCGTGGCAAAGCGAGCAAAAGGAGCGGACGCAGCGTCGGTCGCGGTGGGTGGAATGCGCGGGCGTTTGTCATTGCGAAAAGGCGACCTGGTTCGAGCGGAAAAACTCTTGATGACCGAGATGGAGCTCGTCGAGAGAATGTATGGTCCCAAGGACAAGACGCTCGCGGATGCCGCGGCAGAGCTTGCCGATTTGCATCGCAAAGCGGGGCGCCTGGAACGAGCCGACGCTTTTGCTCAGCGGGCGCTTTCGATTCGTGACGAGGCGCTCGCTCCAACGCATCCGGTAAAGGCCGAATCGCGGGCGATTCTGGGGCGCATTCGGGAAGCACGCGGGGACGCAGCAGCCGCAAAAAAGCTTTATGAAGAGGCGCTCGTCATGCGTGAGCAAGCGTTTGGCCCGGAACATCCGCACGTGGGCGCGTCGCTCGTGGACCTGGCGGACTTGGCGCGGCGTCAAGGTCGAGTCGAGCAGGCCGAGGCATCGTACAAGCGGGCCATCACCATTTTTGAAAAAACGTTCGGCCCGGATCACGAAAAGGTTGCCGTGGTGCTCGAAGGTATGGCGGCGCTTCATTCGGCGGCGGACAAAGTGGAGCTCGCGGTGCGTTTGTCCGAACGAGCGGCGGACATTCGGGAAAGGCAAGCGGCGCTGATCATTGCCGGTGGGTCGGACGCCCAAAAGCGTGCGTTCGTCGAATCGCTTCGAGTTGGTACGGATTTCGTCACGAGCCTTCACGCCACGGTTGCGCCACTCGATGAAAAAGCGAAAAGTTTGGCACTCACGACGATTCTTCGGCGCAAAGGCCGAGTGCTCGATGTGATGGCGGGGACGTGGTCGGAGTTTCGCAAGCGGCCTACGCAGGCCGATGAAACGCTCTTCGGCGCGGTTCGAGCGGCCCGTGCGGACGCGGCGCGCCTGGCGATGCGTGGGCCTGCGGGCGCGCCGGTCGACGAATTTCGCAGGGAATTGGCGAAGCGAGAAGAAAAGGCGCGGGCGCTCGAAGAAAAGCTTGGGGGTCAAAGCGATGTTTTTCGCACGGAACGAATTCCGGTGACGATCGAGCGTGTACAAGCTGCCTTGCCCGAGGGAATGGCGCTCGTCGAGCTTTCGGTGTACGTGCCGCGCAATGCGGCAGAACGCGAACGAGCGGCTCGACTCGGCCCGCCGCGAATTGCCGCGTATGTGCTCGATGGTGCAGGAAAAATTGCTTTTGTCGATCTCGGTGAAAGTGGGCCCATCGAACGAGCTGCATATGCGTTTCGGAAGGAGCTGTCGAACCCGAACAGTCAAGGTCATGGAAAGATTGCTCGGGATCTCGACGAAAGGGTGATGCGCAAGGTTCGTCCGCTCTTGGGTGGTAAAACACGGATGCTCATTTCTGCGGACGGCGCATTGTCATTGATCCCTTTTGCAGCGCTCATCGACGAGCATGGTCGATATCTCGTGGAGAACTTCGAGATCACGTACCTCACGAGCGGGCGGGATTTGGTGCGATTGGCAAGGCAGACGAACGTTCAAAGTGGAAGCGCCGTTGTTTTGGCAAATCCCGCGTTTGGTTTGCGAAAGCAGGGTGAAAGTGCGCTGGCGCTGCTCGAGGAAGGTGGCGCTGCACGTGGGCTGGACAAGGCGTATTTCGAGCCGCTCCCGGCGACGGCGGCGGAGGCGCGGCAATTGTCGACGCTCATGCCGAATGCGACCGTGCTCACGGATGTCGACGCAACCGAAGGCGCAATCAAAAAGGTGCGTGCACCGAAGATATTGCACGTGGCAACGCACGGGTTTTTCCTGACGCTCGGGGCAAATGCGACGCGCACGGCAGACGAGGGTGAACGGGGACTCGAGCTCGATGCCACGTCGGATTGGCTTCCAGACGATCCCCTCTTGCGGTCGGGCATTGCGCTTGCCGGAGCGAATTCGAAGAGCGGTGGAGGGGGCGAAGACGGCATTCTGACGGCGCTCGAAGCAAGCTCGCTGGATTTGAACGGAACGAAGCTGGTGGTTTTGTCTGCGTGTGAAACGGGAATAGGGGACGTTTTGCAGGGCGAGGGTATTTATGGATTGCGACGGGCGCTGTTCATTGCAGGTGCGGAAAGTCTCGTGGCGAGCTTGTGGAAAGTCGCGGACGAGGAAACGCAAAACATGATGGTGCACTATTATGCACGCATTTTGCGCGGTGAGGCGCGATCGGGCGCGCTACGCAGCGTGCAGATGTCGATGCTGAAAGTTCCTGCCATGGCACACCCATATTATTGGGCGAGCTTTGGCGTGTTCGGCAGTTCGGGGGCGATTGGCGACGCATCGAGCCTTGGCACGAGCAAATCAGCGAATGCCCCACCTACGGGCAAGGTTTTACCGGGCGCGCGTGGGTGCGCATGTGCGGTTGCGGAAACGTCGCAGGGCGATGCGCCTTTTGCGATCATGGGAGCTCTAGGGCTGCTATTTACGAAATGGCGGCGACGCGTGCGTCATTGA